The Actinomycetes bacterium genome includes the window TCGCGACGTCCGGCAGCCCGACCGCCGGCCCCTCGCCATCCGTCGGCACGCCGTCACCGACGACGTCACTTGTACTCATGGTAGTTCGTGACGTCGACGTCGGTCAGCGCGCCAATGGCGTCGTGGGTGTGCACCGCCGCCGAGCAGTACAGCGACACCAGGTACGACGCGATGGCCTTGTGGTCGATGCCCATGAAGCGGACCGACAGACTGGGAGTGACCTCTCCGGGGACACCCGGCTGGAACAGTCCGACGACGCCCTGCTTCTCGGCCCCGGTGCGCAGCAGCAGGACGTTCGTCCTGCCCTTGTCCGTCACGTCGAGCTTGTCGCAGGGGATGACGGGCAGTCCGCGCCAGGTGAGGAACTGGGCTCCGAACAGGTTCACCGTCGCCGGTGGGACGCCCCGGCGCGTGCACTCTCGTCCGAAGGCGGCGACCGCCCTCGGATGGGCCAGGAAGAAGCTCGGCTGCTTCCACACGAGCGAGATCAGCTCGTCGAAGTCGTCCGGCGTCGGAGGGCCGGTACGGGTGGCTACCTTCTGGGAGTCGACCACCTGGTTCAGCAGCCCGTAGTCCGTGTTGTTGACCAGCTCCCCCTCCTGGCGCTCCTTGATCTTCTCGATCGTGAGGCGCAGCTGTTCGCGAATCTGGTCGTGGGGCGAGCTGAAGAGATCCGACACCCGGGTCTGGACGTCCAGCACCGTCGTCACGGCATTGAGCACGTACTCCCGCGGTTCCTTCTCGTAGTCGACGAACGTCTCGGGCAGCTCCTCCTCCTGCTCCGGGCTGCACTCCACGTCCGCAGCGCCCGCTTCCGCGTCCTTGACCTTGTTGACGCGGTAGACACCCGCCTCGACCGGGACCCACGGCAGCAGGCTGACCAACCATCGGGGCGTGATGCCTGACCACTGCGGGGCGGTCTTCGTGGTCGTGGACAGCTGCCGTGCAGCCGCCTCCCCAAGGGTGTGCCTCACGTCGGTCGTCGCGTCCGCCATCGCTCTCGCCCTCGCTTCCAGCCCACTCGGTGGCCGCACGTTGCCGCGCGCGACCAACGATCTCCGACTGACGAACTTACTCCCGCGCGGTCGGCCCGGCGGGCGCTCCGCGCGTCCGGATCGACCGGTTCCTCCGCGCCCCCGGCCCGAGCCCCTGCTGACGGTGCCGATCCGCGTCGGGCAGGGTAGGGGCGTGGAACGGATGCTGGCCTGGGTCGTGGATTCACCCCGCCCCATCGATTCCGGGCCGCTGCGCCGGGTCGAGCGGGAGGTGCCCGAGCCCGGCACCGGTCAGGTCC containing:
- a CDS encoding family 2A encapsulin nanocompartment shell protein, which gives rise to MADATTDVRHTLGEAAARQLSTTTKTAPQWSGITPRWLVSLLPWVPVEAGVYRVNKVKDAEAGAADVECSPEQEEELPETFVDYEKEPREYVLNAVTTVLDVQTRVSDLFSSPHDQIREQLRLTIEKIKERQEGELVNNTDYGLLNQVVDSQKVATRTGPPTPDDFDELISLVWKQPSFFLAHPRAVAAFGRECTRRGVPPATVNLFGAQFLTWRGLPVIPCDKLDVTDKGRTNVLLLRTGAEKQGVVGLFQPGVPGEVTPSLSVRFMGIDHKAIASYLVSLYCSAAVHTHDAIGALTDVDVTNYHEYK